A window of the Agrococcus jejuensis genome harbors these coding sequences:
- a CDS encoding ABC transporter substrate-binding protein translates to MRRARPLVAIVAASLLLTGCGASLPPSVIAGSEIAIGWQGELTSVNAASREGATAANLDVAAATRSQFASIANDGTLAPNRDLGEVEIVDDAPFTVRYDLADDVMWSDSVPLDAADLLLAWAAGSNALAPEGFDADAAIDDAGELAVPEGVAWFDVADAGGLALADGLPEVDEFARAIEVPLSASVADWQTMLDVAVPAHVVGRLALGIEDPMEAKQAVLEAIRIGDPERLAAIADAWSTGFTVSGSPDASLLVSSGPYVVDAADEGGVTLVANRRYAGTTPTIETVELAALSPDRLLTAVGSDVEAVEVVPTEENWEAIRDLTRDDFVMTATQTGRIWTMQFRGDRGVLQSTLARQSLLHAIPRSDVVAAATGAWSAEMSSTDSVLFPTSSDGYTISLQDSGFDDRWGSPDPEVAAVERDQAGVQAGTAVCVVYDRDEPYAVRAFQAIAAGIAESGWAVTDCGADDLDARIAEGGWDAVITQVALPTSAAEAAAQWGTGGAANLTGIGDAARDEAIAASGAATETNDVRDQLVLAETSIVAQGVVLPLSNVVVADVVAPGIEGVQPRNGPDARLTWQLPAWALPEE, encoded by the coding sequence ATGCGCCGTGCGCGCCCGCTCGTCGCCATCGTGGCGGCGTCCCTGCTGCTCACGGGATGCGGCGCCTCGCTGCCGCCGTCGGTGATCGCGGGCTCGGAGATCGCGATCGGCTGGCAGGGCGAGCTCACGAGCGTCAACGCCGCGTCGCGCGAGGGTGCGACGGCGGCGAACCTCGACGTCGCGGCGGCGACGCGGTCGCAGTTCGCGTCGATCGCGAACGACGGCACGCTCGCGCCGAACCGCGACCTCGGCGAGGTCGAGATCGTCGACGACGCGCCCTTCACGGTGCGCTACGACCTGGCCGACGACGTCATGTGGTCGGACTCGGTGCCGCTCGACGCGGCCGACCTGCTGCTCGCGTGGGCGGCGGGCTCGAACGCGCTCGCGCCCGAGGGCTTCGACGCCGACGCGGCGATCGACGACGCGGGCGAGCTCGCGGTGCCCGAGGGCGTCGCGTGGTTCGACGTCGCCGACGCCGGCGGGCTCGCGCTCGCCGACGGCCTGCCGGAGGTCGACGAGTTCGCCCGCGCGATCGAGGTGCCGCTGTCGGCATCCGTCGCCGACTGGCAGACGATGCTCGACGTCGCGGTGCCCGCGCACGTCGTCGGCCGCCTCGCGCTCGGCATCGAGGACCCCATGGAGGCGAAGCAGGCGGTGCTCGAGGCCATCCGCATCGGCGACCCCGAGCGGCTCGCGGCGATCGCCGACGCGTGGAGCACGGGCTTCACGGTGTCGGGCTCGCCGGATGCGTCGCTGCTCGTCTCGAGCGGCCCGTACGTCGTCGACGCGGCCGACGAGGGCGGCGTCACGCTCGTCGCCAACCGTCGCTACGCCGGCACGACGCCGACGATCGAGACCGTCGAGCTCGCGGCGCTGAGCCCGGACCGGCTGCTCACGGCCGTCGGCTCCGACGTCGAGGCGGTCGAGGTCGTGCCGACGGAGGAGAACTGGGAGGCGATCCGCGACCTCACGCGCGACGACTTCGTGATGACGGCGACGCAGACCGGCCGCATCTGGACGATGCAGTTCCGCGGCGATCGCGGCGTGCTGCAGTCGACGCTCGCACGGCAGTCGCTGCTGCACGCCATCCCGCGCAGCGACGTCGTCGCCGCGGCGACGGGCGCGTGGAGCGCCGAGATGTCGTCGACCGACTCCGTGCTGTTCCCCACGAGCAGCGACGGCTACACGATCTCGCTCCAGGACTCGGGGTTCGACGACCGGTGGGGCTCGCCCGACCCCGAGGTCGCCGCCGTCGAGCGCGACCAGGCGGGCGTGCAGGCGGGCACGGCCGTGTGCGTCGTCTACGACCGCGACGAGCCCTACGCCGTACGTGCCTTCCAGGCGATCGCGGCGGGCATCGCCGAGTCGGGCTGGGCCGTGACCGACTGCGGCGCCGACGACCTCGACGCGCGCATCGCCGAGGGCGGCTGGGACGCCGTCATCACCCAGGTCGCACTGCCGACGAGCGCCGCCGAGGCGGCTGCGCAGTGGGGCACGGGCGGCGCAGCGAACCTCACGGGCATCGGCGACGCCGCGCGCGACGAGGCGATCGCGGCCTCGGGGGCGGCGACGGAGACGAACGACGTGCGCGACCAGCTCGTGCTCGCCGAGACGTCGATCGTGGCGCAGGGCGTCGTGCTGCCGCTGTCGAACGTCGTCGTCGCCGACGTCGTCGCGCCGGGCATCGAGGGCGTGCAGCCCCGCAACGGCCCCGACGCGCGGCTCACGTGGCAGCTGCCTGCCTGGGCGCTGCCCGAGGAGTAG
- a CDS encoding CPBP family intramembrane glutamic endopeptidase: MTTTTDARTWFPVVDPLVGSRRSRWVEIACVLLVSLGASAIYSIIQIADLATRPDPIGEQVVSLNPSRSDRAWLDLAYQLTGHLLDLVPVVLVCWLLWRARRPHLARLGITFDRPGRDLGWAGVLLLVVGIPGLAIFAAGRALGVTAALAPSPLDAQWFTVPILLIAAFRAGVTEEVIVIGYLFERLRSLGWGRYQIIVAAAVLRATYHLYQGVGGFFSNLLLGLLFGWLYTRFGRLLPLVIAHILIDVVAFVGYPLAAGAWPALFGLD; encoded by the coding sequence GTGACCACGACGACGGATGCCCGCACCTGGTTCCCCGTCGTCGACCCGCTCGTCGGCTCCCGCCGCTCGCGCTGGGTCGAGATCGCGTGCGTGCTGCTCGTGTCGCTCGGCGCGAGCGCCATCTACTCGATCATCCAGATCGCCGACCTCGCGACGCGCCCCGACCCGATCGGCGAGCAGGTCGTGTCGCTCAACCCCTCGCGCAGCGATCGGGCGTGGCTCGACCTCGCGTACCAGCTGACCGGGCACCTGCTCGACCTCGTGCCCGTCGTGCTCGTGTGCTGGCTGCTGTGGCGCGCGCGCCGTCCGCACCTCGCCCGCCTCGGCATCACGTTCGACCGCCCCGGCCGCGACCTCGGCTGGGCGGGCGTGCTGCTGCTCGTCGTCGGCATCCCGGGCCTCGCGATCTTCGCCGCCGGCCGCGCGCTCGGCGTCACGGCCGCCCTCGCGCCCAGCCCCCTCGACGCCCAGTGGTTCACGGTGCCGATCCTGCTGATCGCCGCGTTCCGCGCCGGCGTCACCGAGGAGGTCATCGTGATCGGCTACCTCTTCGAGCGCCTGCGGAGCCTCGGATGGGGCAGGTACCAGATCATCGTCGCCGCCGCCGTGCTGCGCGCGACCTACCACCTGTACCAGGGCGTCGGCGGGTTCTTCTCGAACCTGCTGCTCGGCCTGCTGTTCGGCTGGCTCTACACGCGCTTCGGCCGCCTGCTGCCGCTCGTGATCGCGCACATCCTCATCGACGTCGTCGCGTTCGTCGGCTACCCGCTCGCGGCGGGCGCCTGGCCTGCGCTCTTCGGTCTCGACTGA
- a CDS encoding thiol-disulfide oxidoreductase DCC family protein, with product MTPALLVFDGDCGFCTTTVDRLRAVLPRFPEAQPWQRLDLASLDLTIDDVTTYAWLVDRASGRRWHGAQTFAALLRGQRGALPRLAGAVLAAPGVRDVAALGYDWISAHRHELPGGTPACALPAPDAKGDAS from the coding sequence GTGACCCCAGCCCTGCTCGTGTTCGACGGCGACTGCGGCTTCTGCACGACGACGGTCGACCGCCTTCGGGCCGTGCTCCCCCGCTTCCCGGAGGCGCAGCCGTGGCAGCGGCTCGACCTCGCATCCCTCGACCTCACGATCGACGACGTCACTACGTACGCGTGGCTCGTCGACCGCGCCTCCGGGCGCCGCTGGCACGGCGCGCAGACGTTCGCGGCGCTGCTGCGCGGGCAGCGCGGCGCGCTCCCCCGCCTCGCAGGCGCCGTGCTCGCAGCCCCCGGCGTGCGCGACGTCGCGGCGCTCGGCTACGACTGGATCTCGGCGCATCGGCACGAGCTGCCCGGCGGCACGCCCGCGTGCGCGCTCCCCGCGCCCGACGCGAAGGGGGACGCCTCGTGA
- a CDS encoding ABC transporter family substrate-binding protein — protein MRINRFAVGGAALAVGALALSACTPTPGGSGEEIVEGSSITVAWNQPFYSANGNTSFGNATANNNINYMTYGGFNFYDATPELQQDESFGTYELLSDDPLQVQYTINEGVQWSDGVPVDSADMLLNWAALSGFYNTEDFDASEFQDPETGEFTTEFPENTVFFDSGASPTEGLGLVQEVPEVNEDGRGVQLNYSSFYVDWELAFQAGLPAHVIGQQALGIEDPEEAKAAVVTAIQDGDLEALSAISAFWNNGFNFTEMPEDESILVSSGPYQITDFVLNDYITLSANENYVGDHQPQVEQVTVRFITDPLAAVQALQNGDVDVIAPQATADVRQQLDSLDGITVQYGDDATYEHVDLQFDQSRNPGVFSTLEARQSFLHTIPRQEIVDTLIVPLNPEATVRDSAVFLPGAEGYDESVANSGIDAYAEVDIDQAIALREQAGLAEGTEVCLLFASTNPRRVQEFQLMQQSAALAGWNLTDCSSPEWGGLLGTPGAYDASLFGWQSTSLGVASSGPNFSTDGINNMSFYSNPEMDDVVTQLNGEADPAEQLRLQQEIDRILVEDAFGITIFQFPAVSAWSDRITGLDPSPLAPTIFWNIWDWEPTETNVTES, from the coding sequence GTGAGAATCAACCGATTCGCAGTGGGCGGTGCCGCACTGGCCGTCGGCGCACTGGCGCTCTCCGCCTGCACCCCCACTCCCGGGGGTTCGGGCGAGGAGATCGTCGAGGGCTCGTCGATCACCGTCGCGTGGAACCAGCCGTTCTACTCGGCGAACGGCAACACGTCGTTCGGCAACGCGACCGCCAACAACAACATCAACTACATGACGTACGGGGGGTTCAACTTCTACGACGCGACCCCCGAGCTGCAGCAGGACGAGTCCTTCGGCACGTACGAGCTGCTGTCGGATGACCCGCTCCAGGTGCAGTACACGATCAACGAGGGCGTGCAGTGGTCCGACGGCGTGCCCGTCGACTCCGCCGACATGCTGCTCAACTGGGCGGCGCTCTCGGGCTTCTACAACACCGAGGACTTCGACGCCTCGGAGTTCCAGGACCCCGAGACCGGCGAGTTCACCACCGAGTTCCCCGAGAACACGGTGTTCTTCGACTCCGGCGCATCGCCGACCGAGGGTCTCGGTCTCGTGCAGGAGGTGCCCGAGGTCAACGAGGACGGCCGCGGCGTGCAGCTGAACTACTCGTCGTTCTACGTCGACTGGGAGCTCGCCTTCCAGGCCGGCCTGCCCGCGCACGTCATCGGCCAGCAGGCGCTCGGCATCGAGGACCCCGAGGAGGCCAAGGCCGCCGTCGTGACGGCGATCCAGGATGGCGACCTCGAGGCGCTCTCGGCGATCTCGGCCTTCTGGAACAACGGCTTCAACTTCACCGAGATGCCCGAGGACGAGTCGATCCTCGTCTCGAGCGGTCCGTACCAGATCACGGACTTCGTGCTGAACGACTACATCACGCTCTCGGCCAACGAGAACTACGTGGGCGACCACCAGCCGCAGGTCGAGCAGGTCACGGTCCGCTTCATCACCGACCCGCTCGCCGCCGTCCAGGCGCTCCAGAACGGCGACGTCGACGTCATCGCACCGCAGGCCACGGCCGACGTGCGCCAGCAGCTCGACTCGCTCGACGGCATCACCGTGCAGTACGGCGACGATGCGACGTACGAGCACGTCGACCTGCAGTTCGACCAGAGCCGCAACCCGGGCGTCTTCTCGACGCTCGAGGCGCGTCAGTCGTTCCTGCACACGATCCCGCGTCAGGAGATCGTCGACACCCTCATCGTCCCGCTGAACCCCGAGGCCACCGTGCGTGACTCGGCCGTGTTCCTGCCGGGTGCCGAGGGCTACGACGAGTCGGTCGCGAACTCGGGCATCGACGCGTACGCAGAGGTCGACATCGACCAGGCGATCGCGCTGCGCGAGCAGGCCGGTCTCGCCGAGGGCACGGAGGTCTGCCTCCTGTTCGCATCGACGAACCCCCGCCGCGTGCAGGAGTTCCAGCTCATGCAGCAGTCCGCTGCGCTCGCCGGCTGGAACCTGACCGACTGCTCGAGCCCCGAGTGGGGTGGCCTCCTCGGCACGCCCGGCGCGTACGACGCGTCGCTCTTCGGCTGGCAGTCGACGTCGCTCGGCGTCGCCTCGTCGGGTCCGAACTTCTCCACCGACGGCATCAACAACATGTCGTTCTACTCGAACCCCGAGATGGACGACGTCGTCACGCAGCTGAACGGCGAGGCCGACCCGGCCGAGCAGCTCCGCCTGCAGCAGGAGATCGACCGCATCCTCGTCGAGGACGCATTCGGCATCACCATCTTCCAGTTCCCGGCAGTGTCGGCCTGGAGCGACCGCATCACGGGTCTCGACCCGTCGCCGCTCGCCCCGACGATCTTCTGGAACATCTGGGATTGGGAGCCGACCGAGACGAACGTCACGGAGTCCTGA
- a CDS encoding ABC transporter permease, translated as MATFIIRRLIAAILILLAATFLVYNMVALSGDPLEDLRGSQAPNVQQLIEARIRLLHLDVPPPLRYFIWLSGIGGCFIGQCDFGFTIQQQPVVVLLEAAMGQTIQLVTISNVVAIILGIVIGITTALRQYSAYDYGITFVSFLFFSLPIFWVAVLLKEFGAIGLNDFLQDGGTVSPVFIVVFTVITGLIWASLIGGDLKRKAATFAISGVATAGVLLYMSTTGWFLDPRFRIGGADLSIVMVGAFMIAAAVGVTAILSGFKRKRPLIIGLAVAALGIVLYVPLQYTLLNPSVFVMSIPFLLLLAVVTVLVGVAIGWIFGGEQRSQTMKIGGWVAFLGGFVIIVDRIQQVWMPYSESGRIRGRPIATIGASTPNIEGSFWVLSLDTLTHLLLPSIALLLISFAGFTRYTRASLLEVLNQDYIRTARAKGLTERTVVVRHAFRNALIPIATIIAFDIAGLIGGAVITERVFGWNGMGTLFQTGLDRTDPNPVMAFFIVTGALALLFNLIADLAYAALDPRIRVS; from the coding sequence ATGGCGACCTTCATCATCCGGCGCCTCATCGCAGCGATCCTCATCCTGCTCGCTGCCACGTTCCTCGTGTACAACATGGTCGCCCTCTCGGGTGACCCCCTCGAGGATCTCCGAGGCTCCCAGGCGCCGAACGTCCAGCAGCTCATCGAGGCGCGCATCCGCCTCCTGCACCTCGACGTTCCGCCGCCCCTTCGATACTTCATCTGGCTCAGCGGCATCGGTGGATGCTTCATCGGCCAGTGCGACTTCGGATTCACGATCCAGCAGCAGCCCGTCGTCGTGCTGCTCGAGGCCGCGATGGGTCAGACCATCCAGCTCGTGACCATCTCGAACGTCGTCGCGATCATCCTCGGCATCGTGATCGGCATCACGACCGCCCTGCGCCAGTACAGCGCGTACGACTACGGCATCACGTTCGTGTCGTTCCTGTTCTTCTCGCTGCCGATCTTCTGGGTCGCGGTGCTGCTGAAGGAGTTCGGCGCCATCGGCCTGAACGACTTCCTGCAGGACGGTGGCACGGTCTCGCCGGTCTTCATCGTCGTGTTCACGGTGATCACGGGCCTCATCTGGGCCTCGCTCATCGGCGGCGACCTCAAGCGCAAGGCGGCGACGTTCGCCATCTCGGGCGTCGCGACCGCCGGGGTGCTGCTCTACATGAGCACCACCGGCTGGTTCCTCGACCCGCGCTTCCGCATCGGCGGCGCCGACCTGTCGATCGTCATGGTCGGCGCGTTCATGATCGCCGCCGCCGTCGGCGTCACCGCGATCCTCTCGGGCTTCAAGCGCAAGCGTCCGCTCATCATCGGCCTCGCCGTCGCGGCCCTCGGCATCGTGCTCTACGTGCCGCTGCAGTACACGCTGCTGAACCCGTCGGTCTTCGTCATGTCGATCCCGTTCCTGCTGCTCCTCGCGGTCGTGACGGTGCTCGTGGGTGTCGCGATCGGCTGGATCTTCGGAGGCGAGCAGCGCTCGCAGACCATGAAGATCGGTGGCTGGGTCGCATTCCTCGGCGGGTTCGTCATCATCGTCGACCGCATCCAGCAGGTCTGGATGCCGTACTCGGAGTCCGGCCGCATCCGCGGTCGCCCGATCGCGACGATCGGTGCCTCGACGCCGAACATCGAGGGCTCGTTCTGGGTGCTCAGCCTCGACACGCTCACGCACCTGCTGCTGCCGTCGATCGCCCTGCTGCTCATCTCGTTCGCGGGCTTCACGCGCTACACGCGCGCGTCGCTGCTCGAGGTGCTCAACCAGGACTACATCCGCACGGCACGCGCCAAGGGCCTCACCGAGCGCACCGTCGTCGTGCGTCACGCCTTCCGCAACGCCCTCATCCCGATCGCGACGATCATCGCGTTCGACATCGCCGGCCTCATCGGCGGCGCCGTCATCACCGAACGCGTCTTCGGGTGGAACGGCATGGGCACCCTCTTCCAGACAGGATTGGACAGGACGGATCCGAACCCCGTGATGGCGTTCTTCATCGTCACGGGTGCGCTCGCGCTCCTCTTCAACCTCATCGCCGACCTGGCCTACGCGGCCCTCGACCCCCGGATCCGGGTGAGCTGA
- a CDS encoding ABC transporter permease — translation MTLQTQPNEPHATDAESNLELKEVEGLSQGQIVRKRFFRHFGAVAAMVVLALVIVLAFTSVGISLWGIRIPGWWQYSWNDIPPVVDGGRPSPQHPFGQDTVGHDIFAVVMRGTQQSLMIMVIVGVIGATIGIVLGSLSGFFRGWVDSLIMRFTDVIITIPFIIAGAVIGATFGNLGAAILGLVLGLFSWTGLARLVRGEFLTLREREFVDAARVAGASNGRIIFKHILPNAIGVIIVNTTLLMAGAILAETALSYLGYGVRAPDTSLGLVISDNQTAFQTRPWLFWWPGLFIIIIALCINFIGDGLRDAFDPRQKRMPSERAMRRRAKVAADAAVLRGHESDDPAQAAVDESVVDETPAEAGGDDGEPPIVRGDDPATGR, via the coding sequence ATGACACTCCAGACCCAGCCCAACGAGCCCCACGCCACCGACGCCGAGTCCAACCTCGAGCTGAAGGAGGTCGAGGGCCTCAGCCAGGGGCAGATCGTCCGCAAGCGGTTCTTCCGCCACTTCGGCGCCGTCGCGGCCATGGTCGTGCTCGCGCTCGTCATCGTGCTCGCCTTCACGTCCGTCGGCATCTCGCTGTGGGGCATCCGCATCCCCGGCTGGTGGCAGTACAGCTGGAACGACATCCCGCCCGTCGTCGACGGCGGACGTCCGTCGCCGCAGCACCCGTTCGGCCAGGACACCGTCGGCCACGACATCTTCGCCGTCGTCATGCGCGGCACCCAGCAGTCGCTCATGATCATGGTGATCGTCGGCGTCATCGGCGCCACGATCGGCATCGTGCTCGGCTCGCTCTCCGGCTTCTTCCGCGGCTGGGTGGACTCGCTCATCATGCGATTCACCGACGTGATCATCACGATCCCGTTCATCATCGCGGGTGCCGTCATCGGTGCCACGTTCGGCAACCTCGGTGCCGCGATCCTCGGCCTCGTGCTCGGACTGTTCTCGTGGACGGGCCTCGCGAGGCTCGTGCGCGGCGAGTTCCTCACGCTGCGCGAGCGGGAGTTCGTCGATGCGGCACGCGTCGCAGGCGCCTCGAACGGCCGCATCATCTTCAAGCACATCCTGCCGAACGCCATCGGCGTGATCATCGTCAACACGACGCTGCTCATGGCCGGCGCGATCCTCGCCGAGACGGCTCTGTCGTACCTCGGCTACGGCGTGCGCGCACCCGACACGTCGCTCGGCCTCGTCATCTCCGACAACCAGACCGCGTTCCAGACGCGTCCGTGGCTGTTCTGGTGGCCCGGCCTGTTCATCATCATCATCGCCCTGTGCATCAACTTCATCGGCGACGGTCTGCGCGACGCGTTCGACCCGCGCCAGAAGCGCATGCCCTCCGAGCGTGCGATGCGTCGCCGTGCGAAGGTCGCGGCCGACGCGGCGGTGCTGCGCGGTCACGAGTCCGACGACCCGGCGCAGGCCGCGGTCGACGAGTCGGTCGTCGACGAGACCCCCGCCGAGGCGGGCGGCGACGACGGCGAGCCGCCGATCGTGCGCGGCGACGACCCCGCGACGGGTCGCTAG
- a CDS encoding PH domain-containing protein, whose protein sequence is MAYSRAVFRSVFGRVMTVVMAVLMAAAVGAIVATNDLWGSVCLVWTPILAAVLTWAIMWRPHVVVDHGGVEVVNLVSTWHVPWGAIQRIDTKWALELTTEQGRVTAFAAPAPSRYGVAKVTRDDIRLARESSLVGDSIRPGDSVESISGAAAHVTRTHWEELRDAGELAEGERATRTWHPRIIAALAGLGVLALVGQLLH, encoded by the coding sequence ATGGCCTACTCGAGAGCGGTGTTCCGCTCGGTGTTCGGACGTGTGATGACGGTCGTGATGGCCGTGCTCATGGCAGCGGCGGTCGGCGCGATCGTCGCGACCAACGACCTGTGGGGCAGCGTGTGCCTCGTCTGGACGCCCATCCTCGCGGCGGTCCTGACGTGGGCGATCATGTGGCGTCCGCACGTGGTCGTCGACCACGGCGGCGTGGAGGTCGTGAACCTCGTGTCCACGTGGCATGTGCCGTGGGGCGCCATCCAGCGCATCGACACGAAGTGGGCGCTCGAGCTGACGACCGAGCAGGGTCGCGTCACGGCCTTCGCCGCTCCCGCACCGAGCCGGTACGGCGTGGCGAAGGTCACGCGCGACGACATCCGCCTCGCGCGCGAGTCGTCGCTCGTCGGCGACTCGATCCGCCCCGGCGACTCCGTGGAGTCGATCTCCGGCGCGGCCGCCCACGTGACGCGCACCCACTGGGAGGAGCTGCGCGACGCGGGCGAGCTCGCCGAGGGCGAGCGGGCGACGCGCACGTGGCATCCACGCATCATCGCCGCGCTCGCCGGTCTCGGCGTGCTCGCGCTCGTCGGTCAGCTGCTCCACTGA
- a CDS encoding ABC transporter ATP-binding protein has translation MTQSVPTASAPKSTEVVLEASNLNVDFWVDGTFYPAVKDVSFEVRRGEVLAIVGESGSGKSTTAMALLGLLPYNARVSGSVQLLGREIQGIDPKELRKVRGNEIAVIFQEPMTALNPVYTIGFQIVEALRSHFDLNQAQAKEKAIELITAVEIPDPPTAFNKYPHQLSGGQRQRAMIAQSLACDPVLLIADEPTTALDVTVQAEILELMRKLKDDFGSAVILITHDMGVVADLSDHMIVMKNGAVVDRGTSLDIFQRPTHEYTKELLASVPYLGIDEDRTGRLVEATKEIEGVEPVLHFDNVVIEYPKRGRVPAFRAAEDIDLKVFPGEIVGLVGESGSGKTTLGRAAIGLLPITSGRLVAAGVDISAATMKELRPLRRRTGIVFQDPSSSLNPRMPIGESIGEPLLLAGELKGKALDQRVQELLSSVELPTSYRNRYPHELSGGQKQRVGIARALALAPELLIADEPTSALDVSVQARFLELLTGIQQELQFACLFVTHDLAVVDSLAHRIAVMRKGRIVEQGTRDDILRRPQDPYTQRLISAVPLPDPVAQRTRREERIRAKG, from the coding sequence GTGACCCAGTCCGTCCCCACCGCATCCGCACCGAAGTCGACCGAGGTCGTGCTCGAGGCGTCGAACCTCAACGTCGACTTCTGGGTCGACGGCACCTTCTACCCGGCCGTCAAGGACGTGTCGTTCGAGGTGCGCCGTGGCGAGGTGCTCGCGATCGTCGGCGAGTCCGGCTCCGGCAAGTCGACGACGGCGATGGCGCTGCTCGGCCTGCTGCCGTACAACGCGCGCGTCTCCGGCTCCGTGCAGCTGCTCGGCCGCGAGATCCAGGGCATCGACCCCAAGGAGCTCCGCAAGGTGCGCGGCAACGAGATCGCCGTCATCTTCCAGGAGCCCATGACGGCGCTCAACCCCGTCTACACGATCGGCTTCCAGATCGTCGAGGCGCTGCGCAGCCACTTCGACCTGAACCAGGCGCAGGCCAAGGAGAAGGCGATCGAGCTGATCACGGCCGTCGAGATCCCCGACCCGCCGACGGCGTTCAACAAGTACCCGCACCAGCTCTCCGGCGGTCAGCGCCAGCGCGCCATGATCGCGCAGTCGCTCGCGTGCGACCCGGTGCTGCTCATCGCCGACGAGCCGACGACGGCGCTCGACGTGACGGTGCAGGCCGAGATCCTCGAGCTCATGCGCAAGCTGAAGGACGACTTCGGCTCCGCCGTCATCCTCATCACGCACGACATGGGCGTGGTCGCCGACCTCTCCGACCACATGATCGTCATGAAGAACGGTGCCGTCGTCGACCGCGGCACGTCGCTCGACATCTTCCAGCGGCCGACGCACGAGTACACGAAGGAGCTGCTCGCATCGGTGCCGTACCTCGGCATCGACGAGGACCGCACGGGTCGCCTCGTCGAGGCGACGAAGGAGATCGAGGGCGTCGAGCCCGTGCTCCACTTCGACAACGTGGTCATCGAGTACCCGAAGCGCGGCCGCGTGCCCGCCTTCCGTGCGGCCGAGGACATCGACCTCAAGGTGTTCCCCGGCGAGATCGTCGGCCTCGTCGGCGAGTCCGGCTCGGGCAAGACGACGCTCGGCCGCGCCGCGATCGGCCTGCTGCCCATCACGTCGGGCCGCCTCGTCGCCGCCGGCGTCGACATCTCGGCAGCCACGATGAAGGAGCTGCGCCCGCTGCGCCGCCGCACCGGCATCGTCTTCCAGGACCCGTCGTCGTCGCTCAACCCGCGCATGCCCATCGGCGAGTCGATCGGCGAGCCGCTGCTGCTCGCCGGCGAGCTCAAGGGCAAGGCGCTCGACCAGCGCGTGCAGGAGCTGCTCTCGAGCGTCGAGCTGCCCACGTCGTACCGCAACCGCTACCCGCACGAGCTCTCCGGCGGCCAGAAGCAGCGCGTCGGCATCGCCCGCGCGCTCGCGCTCGCGCCCGAGCTGCTCATCGCCGACGAGCCCACGTCGGCGCTCGACGTGTCGGTGCAGGCGCGCTTCCTCGAGCTGCTCACCGGCATCCAGCAGGAGCTGCAGTTCGCGTGCCTCTTCGTGACGCACGACCTCGCCGTCGTCGACTCGCTCGCGCACCGCATCGCGGTGATGCGCAAGGGCCGCATCGTCGAGCAGGGCACGCGCGACGACATCCTGCGGCGCCCGCAGGACCCCTACACGCAGCGCCTCATCTCGGCCGTGCCGCTGCCCGACCCCGTCGCGCAGCGCACCCGCCGCGAGGAGCGCATTCGCGCGAAGGGCTGA